The DNA sequence aatctcaacaAAATATCATAAATTAAGCAAATGGGCAGTCCAGTTAAGTGTTTCGTTGAGTTAAGAGTTTCAGACAcgtcctgtttgtgtgtttccatgtgcGGGAGGTGAAGAAAAACACCTCTCGTCACGGGGGgtgggtggtggggtggggggggatatACAGGTTAAGCGCATAAAGGAATTTTGTTTCTAACCAAATTTAACGACAGACAAGTCAGTCTATATTATAAGGTAGGCTACTATAGTGTTATTTCATACATGTACTTAtcagtcttcttttttctgcctttcgttttttttttctctttttttgtaaaatagaataaaatctGGCAGCCTCTTTTAGGAGCCCAAATCCACAAGACTGGAGGTTAGAGGTCCCAACAAGGAGTCCTGCAGTTGGTGCGGGTGTCCGTGCATGCTGTGCACCGGCTGTGGGGCCCCCAGGCCGGACATGGAGTACGCGGAGGCTCCCGGGTGGTTCATGTTGCCCTGAAGCAAAAGCGCTGAGTTCTGGTCGGGACTCTGAGGTGGAGAAAACTCGTCCTCCGAGCTGGACATGAGAGACTTTCCTCCGTCCAGCGGGGACAGCTGGTTCTGTTTGTTGCCGCCTGcgttgttgttttcactgttctCTCTggaaaatgacaacacaaagaGGGGAAATGAGCGCAAAAAACGCGCAGGGTTTATTggctttaaatgtgtgtgtgtgacattttggaGCAGCCATTATTATTTTATGCAGTAACACCAGAAATGTATATCAAGCCCGGGCCCCGGAGAAAAactcattcttttttctttctctacaTTTCTCTACTTCTCTACTCtacttctcttctttttttgtacaatGTTTTAATTCTCTTTATGATTGTCACTCCAGTCCACGTAACCCAGTTCAACCTTTAACACGCATCTCAAAAGAGGACACACTTCTACCCcccaaaaataatataataaaaaatgtgaccGTCTCGctctgtgtattttttccatcattATTAAATATCAGATTGTTCTCATTTCTGAAGCGGATGTTTGATGTAGTTTAGATCATAATTCAGGTTAGACACGTTGAACGAGTCAACCATCGTTTGTCAACAGCACTTCTTCTGTTTACTATCAGGTCGTGGCTCATATACGGTGAATTCAACATAaccaaaatgaagaaataaaaaccaaaccTCTGCTTGAAACAAAATGAGTCAGGGAAACAACACGAtcctatttatttttctacttttcctgcagtgtgtcCTCACAactcctgtgttttctgtactCTCTTCTACTCTCGTTGCTTGCAGCCACATTTCGTGTTATTTCTTCCAAGTGCAAACTTTAATCTGTCCTTgaaacatgcaggaaaaaaggagagatgGATTTGTTTCTAAGCGACAGGCAGCACCGGGGCTGTGTCGGTGAGACGTACCTCTCCTTCGCCTCCGCGGCTCTGTCCCTCTGCCGTCTGTTTTTGAACCAGTTGCTGACCTGCGTGGTGGTCAGTCCTGTGGCCTCGGCCAGCTCTCTCTTTTCCCGCGGGGACGGGTAAGGGTTGTGTGTGTACCACTCTCTCAGGACGCCCCGGGACTTCTCCTTAAAGCAGTAGCTGGTCTCCTCGCCGTCCCATATCGTGCGGGGCAGCGGGAATTTCCTCCGCACCCGGTACTTCCCCACGGCTCCGAGCGGCCGGCCGCGCAGCTTCTCCGCCTCCACGTAGTGCGCCTTCAgccagagctgctgcagcttcggGTGGTTGTGCGGAGAAAACTGGTGGCTTTCCAGGATCTTGTAGAGCTCTCGGAAGTTCCCCCGGTGAAAGGCCACCACCGCCTTGGCTTTGAGGACGCTTTCGTTCTTATGGAGGTGATCACAGGCGGGTAGAGACCACAGGAAGCGGCCGAGCCGCTCTAGGTTTCCTCCCTGCTGCAACACCTCGCAAACGCACGCCACTTGCTCCTGCGTAAACCCGAAGGACGGCAATATAGACATGATGTCCGTGCTCGCTCCTCCGTCCAAAACGTCGGTATCCAAAACGAAAGGTGTCGTTGATATTCTGTGATTATGTCAGTGTCTTGTCGCGATGCAATCCGGTGCGATCCGTTCGCGCAGCTCGGGCCTACAGGCTCTCCACTCCGCTCCAGCCCCTGATGCGCGCAGCAGATTGGGATGTTGATTGTTGGGACAATTTGTTCCTGTTGGAGATATGTCAGGCTTAAAGGGAGCCTGTGCGTTTCGGTGATTGGCTCTCCCTCTGCCCTGCACCGTGTACAGCAGAGCAGGACTGAGTTTGCAGCTCCGTTTCCTCCCCAGAGGCAGTGCGTCAGGGGCTGAAATAGGAGCGCTCCCACCTCCCGCCCCCACAGTCCCTCTCTCCCGCTCCAGCGGCCGAGGGAGCAGAGCAGCACCTAAACACTAATCAATTATTACAGACCTCTTAAAAAGCCTTATTAACATGTTCTGAATATACATCTTCTGCGCCGGTGGTGACTTATAGGGTTTTCCCACGTGGCGGGGGCAAACCGCACGCTGCATCTCCATATAGGTTATCTGTAATCACACTCAGTGGAGGGtaaagccacaaaaacacaaagcttttTATTTGTGGAGGGAAGTAAATCCACATTTTTAGGCTGAAACATCTATTCTGACACACCCTGAAACAACGCCACGTTATAAACAGCCAGTAACTGCTGAAGATTTTAATCAAGAAGAAAGACTGAATGAAACTTAAACTCTTCATACATTTGTACTTACTTTCATCCTTTTTCACCAACTGCAGGTATATTTACCATCACAGCTGATCGCGGTGAACGCCCACCGCCTTAATTACATACAGATTGGACATTTTGTTGTGTCCCCCACCTTTCCTGCTCTATTAATTACCGAGGGCGTTTATTTTACGAGGTGATATAATTTAATAAGCTCCTATGATAGCTGGGTCCGTGCGCGCCATTACGCACGTCTTTTTTATATGAGAGAGACCTGGAGTACCTGCCAAACGTCTTATGGGACATAGACCACCGGTAGGAAATCAGCCACTTAAgcgtgtatatatgtgtgtgtgtgtgtgtgtgtcagagagagagagagagagagagagagagagagagagagagagagctgataTGAAATGCCACATGGTCTTTAAGCTGCTACTAGACAATTTGACAAATATCTCCAGGATTGGAAAGAACAGATAGCACAAATACAGAAGCATTCACGCCTCCGTCACCGGGTATACACTGGCAAAATAAAGTGTTGTCAGATTTTAGgcctatttgtgtgttttcttgatGTCACGTTCTGGTGATTTCCTCACACTGAAGACTGACAATTAATCAAATACTGTCTGGGCAGAAGtaccagggttttttttttttttttttttttttttttttgctgcatcaTCACGTGTTTTTCAAGAGATCCTTTCTTGGCCCTGCAGCCTCCATGTATATTTCAAGGATTAGACGGGCACCGCACTGGctccagtgttttctgtgggctGAAACACTAAACCAATCCATTAGTAAATGAGTTCTCTGCGACACTGCTTCTTGATGGTGCAGTTGTTGGTTTGAGAGCCATATAGGCTGGATCGCGTTTCTTTATCTGCACCGAGAGTCTGAAACTAAACTCCCTCTCAATATGTTAGAGAACAAAGATTTTGACCCCCGGAAAACCatattcaacctaaacaaattCACTCTAAAGCGAGAGGATGACCTGAAGGATTTAActagaaagatttttttttttttttttttttaaaggccttttttgctttgtttttgtggcgACGGACACCTGAAAAAACAGATCTGTTGCGAAAGCTTCTCGGAATTATGTGTAATTTAACCTGCACGATTAATACGtttgagatgttttgttttttcaaaatgaaataagataaaaagTCCTTTGCTTTAAGGGTAtgtgagcattttttttaaactgaataaaataaaattcaggCAGGATGACTGAGGGATCATCAGGTTTAATCAGGCCAGGCGGTTATTTCAGCcttgaaatatgttgttttacccaTTTTATCGGATGTAAGTCTGGACCCAAACGGCTAATATCCTCCTGAATGGCCGGCTTGTATCCCTCGGTGCTGAAATTAAAGTTTGGCTTCAGGAAGTATCAGATTATTGGCTGAGACACACCTGAGGTCACAGTTACCTGCCAGCTCTTAGAGTTCGATTTCAACTCTTTTCTCACCGCAGTTGCATTTGGATGCCTCTTTAGCTGAGGAACAATTTACGCAGACGTGTTTTATACTTAATTGCGAATCAGAAGGCCACCCGGACTCCTGCAGCGACGCGTTATTTTATAAACGTAAAAGTCACTTTGGAACAACAGCTCAATTTCCCTGTCTCGACGAACGCGCCATCCTCCTTAAACGTGATTCAATTAGCGCATCGCTCCTGATGTAAACGTCCAGCCGTGTCTTTACTGGACACGCAGGCTCTCAGGCCACTTTAGCTCGGGGTCTATagctgcactctgtgtgtgaaaCCTCAGTGCTTCAGTAAATGAGCTGTCTGATGAGCGGCTCTCGGGTTTCTCTAATATCTCTACCACATTGCGCCACCGCCTCCTCCTTTAACCCGAGCGAGCAGCCCGGGGGGCGAGATTATTTCAAGATGTggactctctctccctccctctctccctccctctctccctctctctctctctctctctccccctccctccgcCTCCACCACCTCTGCCACGGCCAGTGCCGGGCTCCTCACAAGTAATGCAATACTTACGTAGGCTATCACTCGTTACtcctttccaaaaaaaaaaaaaagaagaagaagaagaagaagaaaaaacagggCCCTATACGCACAGATCCCACAGGCACATCTCACCACCCCGCCACAGTAAGGTCAGCCCTCGCCTCTCCTGCTGGAAGCTCCGGGCTGCTAGATGTCAGGGATGTTCCAAGTTTTAGTCATtccggaaaaaaaaagtcaaatgagTCAGAATGTTTTCACCGCGAGAGAATAAACTTTTTGCCATTTCTCATTAATGCGGAGTGGGCCTTGGATGatcgtgtgtgcgtgtttggcGCTTGTTTGTTGGGATATCTAACCCCCGTATGGAGGGTTTCTGGGGTGAGAACGACGTATTAATTAGTGATGGAAGCGGCAGCCGGGATCCAGCTCCTGGAGAAATTCGTCACACCGTGAAATACAACCGTGCGCGGCGACCCGGTCCTGTGGGAGACGAcgcgagagagaaagaggctcAGCTCAAAGCAcccaataaaaatgtcatcatcaaaAAGCCCGTGTTTCCTACCGGAgggttcatttaaaaaaaaagaaaaaagaaagaatatgtGGAGGAAAACTGAAACGAGCGCTGGCTCACTGAACAGATGGTTTTCACTCCCATTTAAATCCAAAGTGCTATTTCAGCTGCATCGACAGGAATAAAGCCGATACTGTTTAAATTAAGTGAAAAATGTTACGTTGAGAGCCAAATGTTTGCGTTTTGTGGGTGACATTCAGTGGAACCcactcagaaaaacaaaaaacaaaaaaacaaaaacaaaacacaaaacaactaaatagataaacagaataaacagaataatttatttatttattcaaatgcaaacaaaaacaaaaaggaagcaAGTGAAGTAAACAATCTCACACACCgggagtgtgtttttttttgtttatcatttaataaactttctacacacactgatattaaaaaaaaagcagcgacTCATTTCCGGCTTTCATTCACAGATTCAATTAATCCAATCAGTAGTTTGTCACCGGACCACAGTTTTCCGGTTAATTAGcctaaaaatgtcttaaatatccctttaattaaGAGTCAATGCGGtgtattgggggggggggggggggggtaaaaataaaaatgcagctccttctctcaaaacaaaacacaactgttgACATGAGTGAGTTAAATGAAATTGGAGCCGCAATTATCAGCTTAACAGAGTTTCCTGTCATGTTGGAAAATTAGACCTGGTACAAGTGCACCGGGGTTATAGCCCCCCCCATCAAATCATTACACATTTCCTCAGAGGACCACCTCCACAAATATGCAATTACGGCCCTCggcttttctttctctctctctctttttttttaacagtccTCTGCTCGGTAAACACGCCCCGGGCACGGAGatgaagatttgttttttttgggttcaGGGAAAatctttctgttgttgttgttgttgtttttcaactAAGTAAACAAACCAGACAgtgagacaaacacataaacaggaATGGATTAATGGatgtctctgctgcctctccGGCAGGGAGGGGGCGCCATGACAATGCGATCATGAATGTGActgagaggatgtgtgtgttcgAGCAAATGATGCAGTTTTGGAGCATGTGAGCAACAgcaggtgtgtttatgtgtgtgtgtgtgtgtgtgtgtgtgtgtgtgtgtgtgtgtgtgtgtgtgtgtgtgtgtgtgtgtgtgtgtgtgtgtgtgatctgctCTGCTCCTGTTACAAagtgctgcttttctctttggGGAAACACCATTTGACCACTGTGGTGTGGACAGTGATGCTGCCTCccagctgctgcctctgtgtgtgtgtgtgtgtgtgtgtgtgtgtgtgtgtgtgtgtgtccctctcatacacacatacacactcttaAACCTCTCCTTATGATTTTCAATCCTTGCAGAACAAACCGGTGAATCGTGCCATCTTCGCTTTCCCACACTGGATGATGGAGTGGACACATACCTTCCACTCTGCCAAGCAACAACTCAATTATTTTAAGTGGAGGTAAGAGAAGAGCCTACAAGTGTCGAGGACATTTATTTCCCTTTCTTAGTTCATAAACACTCCCTACTTTCCACAAGCGTGGACGAGCCAGTAGTGGATTTGGTTTCTGCCAGGAGGGAGAGCTCCTCTCCAGCTTGCCTTGGCCAGTAGTGGTGGGTCTGTGCGAGCAGGCTGGTACCCGCTGACCCCTGCCCTCTCATTAGTGGGACGTGGAGCTGTGGAGTACCGTGCTCCCCAGGTCATGTTACATATGGCTTGCAGTCTGCTGCGCCGCATTAAATGTCAGCTTTGAAACCATCTGAAAGATCAGaggtcagtgtttttaataagGCCAGAGTTCTGGGGGAGttccctcttctttctttcacttttcttttttttttttctctatcgCTGCAAGTTTTACGTTGCGTGTTTTAAATTGTAGACAAAATCATCTGCTACTATTTTGATATAAGGGTGTCCTGATTTTCACACTAAAAGGAGGCAGCAAGATGGTAAAATTCAACAGCAAAACTGTCCCCAGTCCCAATGTGAAATGTACTACGAGTCCTCTGTGAGAGGACAATTGTGCTCCTTTCCTGTCTAATTTATAGGCACAATACAAAGGTGGAATTTGGAGTTTTCTCTGGCCCCCTCCCCGTGAGACCCACGGACCAAGGGCTCCTGCCGCGAATGGGATATTGTTCTGGGCTCCAACAAAGCTGTTTTCACCCTCTTCAATATTACAGGAGGAGTTACCTGATACCTAACAATCAGCTAATCCACTGCCCATGGCGACGAGGTCACCTGTGCACAGGTAACTTTATCCCGCTgcctgcctctccctccctttcccgCTATAGTCTctcccattttctttttcctcctctctctctcggtgCCTCAACAGTGAGCACAGACAAACAGCCTCTGTTTATTTAGGTCATCAGTTAGATCATATATAACTCCTCCAGCCAGGATCCACTGAGAGGACAACTCCTATAATCCACCACAGACACGCTGTGAATAAAATCAAATCCCCCGCTGTTCGTCCATTTGTCAAACTTTGTCTCCATCTTATCTCTGCCTCGCTGGTTTGGTCGGGTGCCCGCTGAGCGAACAAGTCTTGGGTGGAAATTCGTGAATTTGAGGAGAATCCCCACAAGCCGTGAGAGGAGTTCAGGCTCTCAGTGTCTGTGAGTGACAGCGCCTCAGATTCATTCTTCCACATGTTGAAGAAGTAAGGGCacactgggaggaggaggaggggggttgcTCGGCCTTCGCTCAGGGGGAAAAGGCCGTTGGATTGGACTTAGCTGTGGGGAGCTGCAGACCCCCCACCCAAAAGGAGCTTTACCTCTGGAAATCTCATTGCTGTTTATTTGAATTACAGGGGCTGAGATGAGAAAAGGAGGGCTAATGAACTCCAGGTTGCCAGGCATGTGCAAACGATCACCGCAGGTTTGCAGAGCGCAGCACCAGGTTCGCTGGATTACTGCATGCCACTTTCACCCTCGCAGTTTGGCTACATAGGACTCTTAAATGTTGGGAAGACATATGCTTTTTGTctggcacacactcacattcattACGCACACATGCTGCGCCTCTTAAAGGGGAACGTGTCTTGATTTTTTCCCCTCGAAGGTAGaaagaatttttaaaatgtccgtttt is a window from the Acanthopagrus latus isolate v.2019 chromosome 16, fAcaLat1.1, whole genome shotgun sequence genome containing:
- the LOC119004314 gene encoding homeobox protein six1b, with product MSILPSFGFTQEQVACVCEVLQQGGNLERLGRFLWSLPACDHLHKNESVLKAKAVVAFHRGNFRELYKILESHQFSPHNHPKLQQLWLKAHYVEAEKLRGRPLGAVGKYRVRRKFPLPRTIWDGEETSYCFKEKSRGVLREWYTHNPYPSPREKRELAEATGLTTTQVSNWFKNRRQRDRAAEAKERENSENNNAGGNKQNQLSPLDGGKSLMSSSEDEFSPPQSPDQNSALLLQGNMNHPGASAYSMSGLGAPQPVHSMHGHPHQLQDSLLGPLTSSLVDLGS